atttatttatttatttttaactcAAATTTATAAATATTACAAATAACATATAATTAAATATTGCTGTGAAAGGCcttattgtttaaggaaaatatgatttgcagagagaattgatgggagaattgtagtagtattattgataataggagccctatatatagggatttacagagtacacaaaaggtaatagaatccgaacataattaggaaatctagaaccttctcctattacaactctaagactaaaccctagtttgaagaggcacacatgatgtcgacttccttcaacactctcccttgtgccactcaaacttggtgatgacgctttgattgttgcctcattaaaaaccttgctaggtaacaaaaaccctatggggtaaaaataaccctggtcgaaggacaaaaagagcacaacaagTCATtcactcctcaagatcaaacatgtagacatcatacctccccctgatgtcaatatctccccctgattgctacaatcatgggagttcagataactttctcaatctgatgctcttcacatatttctcaaAGTGGATTTaagtaacgacttagtaaataagtccgctatattatcctcagatcggatttgattcacttcaatatttagaagagcttgttgttgctgattgtaaaagaacttaggcgatatatgctttgtgttgtcgcccttgatgaaacatAATTTCATTTGCACAATACAAGCTGCactatcttcataaatgcatgtaggtgcAACAAaagtctgctttgtagacctccacgatatcacagtgcttcccatggtaaagacataactcatttgggagcgacctttatgagggtcagagagttaccctacatcagcaaaatccatcaaaacatcatcatcgttttgatgtaagggaggaggatgggTGGCTGGCGACTTTGCCGATCACGACGTCTTGGACGGTGccacttgggctaatgagatccgttctcattcttccatcattcttttctctttgcaaggatagaacaaacccatatctatcgtacattttaagtaacgaaagattgtctttataccagggttctaaaaaacgggctaggcggccgcctaggcgctaggcgcctCCTGGCCGTTCCGATTTTAGCCTAGTCGAGTGAGCTAGGCGGTGAGGAGAAaatcggccgcctaggcggtgtTGGGCGGCCTTGGGCGGTCCTGGGCGGGATCTGGGCGGTCGGCGATTAGTCAGTTTTggccctctttttttttttttttttttggtagactTAAAGACATTTTCGTAATTTGGCCAAACTCCCAATTCCCAAATCGAAGATAGGGTTCTGAGCCTCTGAGGACTGAGGGTCGACGTTTTGAACCCAAATCCCAAATCGAAGCAAAAAGCTCCGGTCTctttctctcagtctctctgcctctctctgcGGTCCGGCCACACTATTATCAGCTGCTCAAGTGCTCAGCCTCTCTCCGAGTCGCCGGTGACCACGATTTTCTGGTAAGTTGAATTTCTAGGTTTTAGAACATTTCtgggttttaaatttttaatcgAATTCAGAATTtctgaatttctgggtttcacTTTCAGCTTCTTCGACTCCTCCAGTCCTCCTTAAGCTGTCAAGCCACTCATTCACTCAAGCAGCAATTCTTCAAGACACtggttcgatttctgggttcttcAAGACAGTGAGCCACTcggttcgatttctgggttctgcAGCTCGGTGAGTCTTTTGTAGTTTTGTTTAGTTGCTGGGTATTGTATGTATCAATGAAACTCTTAGAATTGATGGTTTGAACTTTGGACTCGTGTTTGAGACTTTGAGGCTTCAAGCTCACTTTCTCTGCCTGTTTCTCATGGTTTCCATTTCTGGAATCTGGATTGATTGATTGACAATCATTGTCTTGTTGTCTTGTTGAGTTGTTGATGACATtaagtttgaatgtttgattgtttgaactttgaagcttCTGTCATTTACTCATTTATTTTGGAATGTTCTGTTTTGGTCAGTTTCTTGTTCTTTGATTGTTGACATTAAGTTTGGATTGTTCTGTTTTGCTTAATTGAATATTTGGCCGTTTTGGATGGAAGTCATGGGATTTGAATCATTTGATTAATTGAATTTGGCCTCTGTGAGATTGTGACAGGTTGTATGCTCAGATTAAATTTAATTATGCTTTGTGACTCTGTTagtctgttatggaatactttTTTAATTATGGTTTGTGACTCTGTTATGGAATGGCAGGAATGCTCAGGTTGTATACTCTGTTAAATTTAATTATGGTTGTTGAATGTTTGaatactttttttatttatttagggCAATGGCGGGTACTACATCTTCCTCGGCATCTAATGCAATGTCGGAGATGGGTTCATCATTGAAGCATGGTTCAGGTGATATTGGATGGGAATATGCGGAGTTGGCGGATGCTTCAAACTTGGATAGGTTGAAGTGTAAGTTGTGTGGGAAATTAGTGAGTGGTGGGATATATCGAATAAAACAACATATTGCCCACATCAAGGGAAATGTGGCTGCTTGTAAAAAGTCTTCGGATGAGGATAAAGCCAAATGCAAGAATGCTATTGAAGAGGCAAAGTctaagaagaaacaaaagagtAGACATGAAGCAGAAATTAGGCAAGAAGTCATtgttgaaggagatgaagacaaTGAAGCGAGTCAAGGGACAAGAAGAATGCCGCATACTCTTGGGCCTATGGACCGTTTTGCATCCCCCATCGATCCGGATTCTTCATTGGATGGAAGTAGGAAGATGAGGCAACAAAATATCAATGATGCACTTTTCAAGCAAAGAACACATAGTGTGCATCAATACTTGGCTAGATGGGTGTATGAAGCCGGGATTCCTTTTCATGCTATTGATAGTGATAGCTTCAAGAGGTTTGTCGAAGCGGTTGGTCAATTTGGCCCGGGTTACCGACCTCCAAGCCAATATCAATTAAGGGAGCCACTATTGAAGGAAGAGGTAGATAGAACTAAAAGTTCAttgaagaagcaagaagaagagtgGGATTTGAATGGTTGCTCTATTATGACCGATGCTTGGAGTGACCGGAAAAGAAGAAGCATCATGAATTTGTGTATCAATTGTGCGGAAGGCACAACTTTTCTCTCTTCTAAGGAAGCATCGGATGAGGCACACACCGGGACATatatttttgaatatgtggacaAGTGCATTGAAGAAATTGGGCCACAAAATGTGGTTCAAGTGGTGACGGACAATGCTTCAAATAATATGGCGGCGGGAAATTTGATGAAGTTGAAGAGGCCAAACATATTTTGGACTTCATGTGCAACTCACACCTTCAATCTTATGCTTCAAGGAATTGGCAACCAACCTAGATTCAAAGGGGTCATTGAGAAGGCAAAGAGCTTCACCATCTATATTTATGCACATCACAAGACTTTGGCATTGATGAGGAAGTTTACAAAGAAAAGAGATATAGTGAGGCCTGGAGTCACTAGATTTGCAACCGCCTTCCTCACTTTGCAAAGcttgatggagaagaagaatgagttgAGAGCTATGATCACTAGTGATGAATGGAATGcaagaaaacatgcaaagaGTGTAAAGGGGAAGACGGCGGTGAATATTGTTTTGAGTGCTTCTTTTTGGAATGGGTAAGTCTTTGCTTGAAGGTGTTTGCTCCTTTAGTCAAGGTGCTTTGCCTTGTTGATGGGGATAGAAAGCCATCAATGGGCTTTGTGTACGGAGAACTACTTAGAGCCAAAGAGGAGATTAAAATGGCATTCAAAGATCAAGAAGCTCACTATCGTCCAATCCTTGACATTGTTGATGGAAAAGCCCGTGATCGGCTTGATAGTCCATTGCATTTAGCGGGTTACCTCTTGAACCCTTACTACACATATGCCAATTCAAGCATTGAGAATGATAATGTAGTCATGGATGGGTTCTTCACTTGTGTTGAGGTATTCTTTCCCGATGACATTCAAACTCAAAGTTTGGTGACAAATGTAGAATTGCACAAGTATTTGAAGAAAGAGGGTGGATTTGGAAGAAGTTTGGCTAAGGCGGGATGCGCACAAAATGATGACAATTATAATCCGGGTAAGAATTAAGAAATACcaacttatttttttatatagccaattgttattgttttgcttgttttgcttTTGGAGTTTGGCTAATTCATCATTGTTGTtgctttgtttatgtttttttttttagttttgtggtggaatattTATGGTAACCTTGTACCAAAATTGCAAAGTATGGCTAAAAGGATACTTGCATTGACCACAAGCTCATCCGGatgtgagagaaattggagcACTTTTGAGGGGGTAAGTACTTATTTAGTTATGCATTTTTGTAAATTTATAAGCAAGTAGTAATGTAGTTTACTAATTATTTAGAAACTCATGatatactaatttttttttctttatgtagaTCCATACAAAGAAAAGGAATAGACTAGATACAACGAGGTTAAACAATTTAGTCTATGTCCAATTCAATGCCAAGATTCTCAACAAGAAGAGAAGAATGAAAGAGAGGAATGTGGATGTATTACTAGCATGTGAAGCTACTATGGCCCAAGGATGGATTGTGGATGGTGGTGATGAAGATGTAGATTCCGATCTTACTAGTGATGTAGTTGGAGAGGGATCGGGATTGGGAGTGGATAGTAGCTTAGAGCCTAGGAGAAGTAGTAGAATTCAAGAAATTAGAGAACTTCATGAGGATGATTTTGTAtcggatgaagaggaagaagatgagatgacTTTTGAGTTTGACTCCGATGAGGAGGGAGTACTAGAGggatatggagaagaagaatttgaggattagGCTTGGAAGATtcaaatttgcaatttttttttaatttcaaagaACTCATTATCTCATTTTTGTAGAACATTTTATCTATATTTTGAGTATTTTAactattttcaaacattataataccttttatatttttctttatataattatatgttataaaaataaaattaaaattaaaaaaaaaaaaccgcctaggcgggCGCTAGTCCCCGGCCTTCCGCCccactagcgcctagcgttttttagaaccttgctttataccagtccaatggcgttgcgttggtgcagggctacatctagccaacaagttcataacaaatgaggtgtccggtcttgtattgtgttaagtacaataatgcgcctattgcacttaggtaagacacTTCTACCAATTaacacatcttcatcatcatccctgggacgaaatgtatccctcttagggtcaagactacggacgaccatgggagtgcatctttgactttatcaaaatgcaaagcatttattgacacggtatacaagttttaaatctagacaaaaccgtgttctcccaagatccttcatctcaaactcggatttcaggtgttcggcggtttcccttaactcttaagggttccaattatgtttatcaaaataaaccgtgacaattgcaaatccagaacttgtcatgaaaacgcaggggcatagttcatcatatcccttcccaatcaagtagtcactttagtgagcgtttcaccctCATTGCAGACGCACTTcgtggtcaagagccacttgatttgggtaaatgaagtccacaagaaccttcattatattccgtatctaaatccccatagagatacgtagtgaccacattcgtaagctgcatgttcagttattttgaaactaccaaactgacaaggtagtggagtgtaatgacatccattacgagagaatatgtcttctcgtagtcgattccaaggctttttgtgagaagccttgcgccataaggcaagattatcatctctttttctcatcacgctatctaacgaagacctattaatgtcaacaggttttatgttaggaggtgttggcatctcaggctcgaaatccttcatcttcgttagtgaatccaattcaacctggatcacatctttccatttaggccaattttctctacgttggcattcttcaacggagtaaggttcaatgtcattggtctcaataattccacgtcctcatgtacactagtgtagttcatagagatctctatattctcataaattggttctaacattaagGCGTTCCcgaacgatgtctcttggacataaccacaatccagaatattcttatgagacggattttgagtatcaatgatcaatggatcaagttgtgccaaaatcgctctcttcctagggctagaatccatcgaacctatgggtctcctatgctctctagcggaacccatcgcctatgacgccattatgccaccttgtggcgtcaccataccaccatccatggtagtggtgccatacccatctcctctggctggcaccatgtcctcttgtggggacattaATCTTTGCAGacatatttgcagcaggtatatgtgatctcgtcacttttagagGATCAAGATGGGACAGACCACTACAATTCATGTCATTCTAGTTGAACGTTGAAGTTCTAATCTT
This portion of the Rosa chinensis cultivar Old Blush chromosome 1, RchiOBHm-V2, whole genome shotgun sequence genome encodes:
- the LOC112191593 gene encoding uncharacterized protein LOC112191593, whose translation is MECKKTCKECKGEDGGEYCFECFFLEWVSLCLKVFAPLVKVLCLVDGDRKPSMGFVYGELLRAKEEIKMAFKDQEAHYRPILDIVDGKARDRLDSPLHLAGYLLNPYYTYANSSIENDNVVMDGFFTCVEVFFPDDIQTQSLVTNVELHKYLKKEGGFGRSLAKAGCAQNDDNYNPVLWWNIYGNLVPKLQSMAKRILALTTSSSGCERNWSTFEGIHTKKRNRLDTTRLNNLVYVQFNAKILNKKRRMKERNVDVLLACEATMAQGWIVDGGDEDVDSDLTSDVVGEGSGLGVDSSLEPRRSSRIQEIRELHEDDFVSDEEEEDEMTFEFDSDEEGVLEGYGEEEFED